Genomic window (Neorickettsia findlayensis):
TCCACCTCATCATCTCTAGAAAGGAGCTTAACGTAGCTCATCTCACGAAGGTATAGCCTTACCGGATCGTCCGTGTGACCTAATATATCAGCGGCTTCATCCTCTTCTTCATCTTCTTCCTTGACTTCCTCACTGAGCTCATCTTCTTCATCTTTCTCTAAGATGCCTATGCCTGATTCCTCCAGCTTGCTTATTGCTTCTTCTATGCAATTTAAATTTTCAAAGTCCTCATCTGAAAATGAATCGCTCAACTCACCGTATGTTACGAAACCTCTTTTTACTCCTTTGGTGATCAGGGCTTTAACAACTTGATGAAACTTAGAACTGTAACCTTTTATCATATGCTATAAATACAAAACGTCCCACACGCAAACAGGAACGCGCAAGTGGGACGAAAATACTGGTGAAGACTAAAAAAAATTGCAAAAATCAAGGAAGGTACCTACACCAAACAGCCGTCTTTGATGATCAACTCTATTTCGCTAACTTTAGAACGCAACATCCTATCCGAAACCGCCTGCATTATATCATTCCTGATGGTTCTTTCTATAGTTCTGGCACTTATTTTACCAGATGAGTGCCTAGCAACGAGGGATTTTACCACCTCATCTGTAAGTTTAAGCTTGATTCCTCTTTCTTCAAGTAGGGTACGAATCTCAGTTGTAGACTTATTTATTATTTTTTCCACGCTATTTTTGTCAAGTGCATTAAAAACTATTGCAAGATCTAATCTATCAAGTAACTCCTTGTTGAAGAAATTTGCAAATTGAGCTTCCTTAGTAGTTTTCTTGCCATTTTGAGTAAAACCAAGAGAATTATTCTCAATAAAACTACCTCCGACGTTTGTTGTACAGACTATGATACAATTTTTGAACCTACTCTTTTTCCCAGTGCTATCTGTTATGCAACCATAATCAAGAATCTGGAGAAGAATATTTTGAAAATCAGCATGTGCCTTTTCTATTTCATCAAACAGGATAAGTGCACTGCCTTGTTTAAAAAGTATTTCAGCTATAAAGCTTCCTTTATCATGTCCTACATATCCTGGAGGTGCGCCTATTAGTCTCGAGACGGCGTGACCTTCCATATATTCGGACATGTCAATTCTCACAAACTGCATGCATAAATTTTTTGCAATTTGTTTAGCAAGCTCTGTTTTGCCAACGCCTGTAGAACCACCAAACAGGCATGAGGCTAAAGGTTTTTCCCCTTTTAATCCAAGCAATCCGGGCCTCAGTGAGTACACGACCTGCTCTATAACATTGTCTTGATCGAAAATTGTTGCCTTAAGATTTCTTTCAAGTGAAGTGAGCATTTCTTCCACAGTATAATTTAACTGTGCAACAGGAATATTGAAACGTTTTGCGAGTGTCTCCCTAACATACTTAGTGTCTATTTTTCTATCGCGCCTTCTTTTGACATTGAATAACTCCGCATTGTACGATGCGCCCAAATCATCCATTAAATCTATAGCTTTATCGGGGAAGGCTCTACTTGGTATGTATCTGTGTGCTAGATTTACTATTTCATTGAGGGATGCCTTCGTATAATGTACCCTGTGAAAATCCTCGTAATATGACTTTGTTCCATCAATTATGTTCAGTGTGTCACTAATAGATGGTTCTTCCACTTCTACACGCTGAAATCTCCTATCAAGGGCTGCATCTTTTTCAAAGTGTGTAGAGTATTCTCTATAGGTTGTAGCACCAATACATCTGAGAGGACCCTTTGTCAGAAATGGCTTTAGAAGGTTTCCTGCATCAATAGAGCCATTGCTTGTTGAACCTGCACCGACAATCGTATGTATTTCGTCTATAAAAAGTATTGTATTTTTACTGCTGGATATTTCATTCATCACTGTTCTAATACGCTCTTCAAAATCGCCCCTGTACCGTGTGCCAGCAAGTAAAGAGCCTATCTTGAGTGCGTATACGCGTGTATTTCTCAGTTTCTGAGGAACATTACCGCTGACTATTGCATGTACTAGTCCTTCTACTATAGCGGTCTTTCCGACTCCAGGTTCACCAACGTAAATAGGGTTGTTTTTAGTTCTCCGTAAAAGAATCTCTATTGTCCTATCAATTTCTTTTTTTCTATCAATTAATTTGTCAATTTTTCCTTGAATAGCTAGCTCGTTCATATCCGTGCAGTATTCCTTTAAATTATCAAGGTCAGCACTTCTGAGTATATCGGCATTTGCAGTGCTCCTACTCTCGGTAGAGCGGCTTTTCTGGGACTTTATCATATGGGACATGAGCTCTACGAGTGTTATGTTGCTTTCTGTGAGAAAGGAGAATGCATAGGAATCTTGTTCACAGAACAGTTCGATCAAAACATGTAAGCCTGTGATTTGTCCCAATTCCGCTATGTTCGCGTGGATTTTGGTTCTCTGTATGACGCGTCTTAGTCCAAGCGTTGGCTTTATCTTTGCAATATCAACACATCCATTAGAAAAGCGTGCAAAGAACTGTGCTGTGTTAAGAAAATGAATGAGCAAGTCCCTCAACTTAGCGAAATTCATACTTGAGTTGAAGGCAATTCTGGAAACTTCTTCATCTTCTGTGAGGGCAAGAAGAAGATGTTCCAATGTGACGTAAGAATGTGAAAAACTCCGTGCCAAGACAAGGGCATTCTGAAGCGTATTCTCTAGACTAGGCGAGATCATTGCGTAAAAGGAGACAAAAAAGGAACTATTCTTTAAGAGGCGAAATACCCAGTTCCAGTCCGTGTGACCGAACAGATGGACCTAAATCCTGCATGATTGTCTCCGCAAGGTCAGAGTGATATGTCCCGAGAAACCATTCGCCTTGCTGCATCAGCGACTCACATAACGCTTCTACATCATTTTGTCTTAATTTCAAAGTGTCAGTGCCTAAACTCCTAACTCGTTTCAGATCGACGCTTGTAGAGGCTTTTTTAACAAATACTCTGTACAAGG
Coding sequences:
- a CDS encoding AAA family ATPase; translated protein: MISPSLENTLQNALVLARSFSHSYVTLEHLLLALTEDEEVSRIAFNSSMNFAKLRDLLIHFLNTAQFFARFSNGCVDIAKIKPTLGLRRVIQRTKIHANIAELGQITGLHVLIELFCEQDSYAFSFLTESNITLVELMSHMIKSQKSRSTESRSTANADILRSADLDNLKEYCTDMNELAIQGKIDKLIDRKKEIDRTIEILLRRTKNNPIYVGEPGVGKTAIVEGLVHAIVSGNVPQKLRNTRVYALKIGSLLAGTRYRGDFEERIRTVMNEISSSKNTILFIDEIHTIVGAGSTSNGSIDAGNLLKPFLTKGPLRCIGATTYREYSTHFEKDAALDRRFQRVEVEEPSISDTLNIIDGTKSYYEDFHRVHYTKASLNEIVNLAHRYIPSRAFPDKAIDLMDDLGASYNAELFNVKRRRDRKIDTKYVRETLAKRFNIPVAQLNYTVEEMLTSLERNLKATIFDQDNVIEQVVYSLRPGLLGLKGEKPLASCLFGGSTGVGKTELAKQIAKNLCMQFVRIDMSEYMEGHAVSRLIGAPPGYVGHDKGSFIAEILFKQGSALILFDEIEKAHADFQNILLQILDYGCITDSTGKKSRFKNCIIVCTTNVGGSFIENNSLGFTQNGKKTTKEAQFANFFNKELLDRLDLAIVFNALDKNSVEKIINKSTTEIRTLLEERGIKLKLTDEVVKSLVARHSSGKISARTIERTIRNDIMQAVSDRMLRSKVSEIELIIKDGCLV